Sequence from the Pedobacter sp. D749 genome:
GTTTAATTAATCCTAGAAAAAGTTTTGCCGAGCGGAACATTAAATGGTTAATCTGGATGGCATCAGTTTTACTGATTGGAGCAATTGGTTTTTCTTTATGGAATACCGAGCCAGAATTTCAGACTTTCCTAATCAATATCGATCCTTTATTCTATTGGTTTTTAGGCGCCGGATTTTTATTTGCATTAATTGATGGCGCAATCGGTATGTCGTACGGGGTTACTACTGCCTCATTTTCGCTGGCCATGGGTTTACCTCCTGCATCAGCAAGTATGGCGATCCATATTTCTGAGGTAATGAGCAATGGAATTGCAGGCTGGATGCATTACAGAATGGGGAATGTCAACTGGAAACTATTCAAAATTTTAATTATTCCAGCCATAATTGGGGCGGTTTTAGGTGCCTACATCTTGTCGTCACTCGAGCATTACAGCGCTTATGTGAAGCCTATTGTAGCGGTTTACACCTTGTTTTTAGGCGGAGTTATTTTAATGAAAGCCTTTAATATCAAGCGTAAAAAAGCCGATCAAAAAATTAAAAAAATTGGTTTATTGGGTTTTGTTGGTGGTTTTATAGATGCAGCCTTTGGCGGTGGCTGGGGCTCGATCGTATTATCAAGCTTAATTGCAGGCGGCCGGCACCCCTTATTTTCTTTGGGAACAGTAAAAATCAGCCGCTTTTTTATTGCCACTTTAAGTTCCCTTACTTTTTTCACCATGTTGGGTGGCAAACACTGGGAAGCCGTTTTAGGCTTAATTATTGGTAGTGCAATCGCATCGCCGATTGCTGCAAAAGTATCCAACAGAATTTCGGCTAAAACCATTATGGTTGCAGTGGGGATTATTGTGATGATTGTGAGCTTGCGCAGTGTGATTATGTTTATTTTAAAATTAATTTAGTGATGGAGAACCTAGAGGAGATAAAGGCAGCACTGGCAGGTTTAAGTACAGTAGATAAATTGAAATTTTTGGCAGATCAATATGCCGGCCGTATTATTTTTTCGACTAGTTTTGGTTGGGAAGACCAGGCGATTACCCATTTAATTTTTGCCAATAATATTCCAATTAAGGTTTTTACTTTAGAAACCGGACGTTTGTTTCCAGAAACCTATTACGTTTGGAACCGCACCTTGGAAATTTACAACAAACCCATTCATGCCTATTATCCTCAAAACGAATTGTTGCAGGATATGGTCAATACAAAAGGTCCCAGCAGCTTTTATGAGTCGGTAGAAAATAGAAAAGAATGCTGTTACATCCGTAAAATCGAACCTTTAAAAAGAGCATTAAAAGGTAATGAGATATGGGTAACAGGCATCAGGGCCGATCAGAGTGCCAACCGTGAGGATATGCACGATTTAGAATGGGATAAAGGGAACCAGTTGATTAAATTTCACCCTATTTTCGATTGGACTTTAGATGATGTGAAAGCATACATTAAAGAAAACAATATTGTATACAATACGCTGCATGATAAGGGTTTTCCGAGCATAGGTTGCGCGCCATGTACAAGAGCAGTACAGCCAGGCGAAGATTTTAGGGCCGGAAGATGGTGGTGGGAAGATCAGAGCAAAAAAGAATGCGGTTTACACGCAGCTTCTTGAGGGAAGAAGTAAGATGGGAGATGGAAAATGGGGTTCAAACCTCCCAGCAATTTAACAACAACAACAACAAAGACAACATTTGATAATGAGTACATATAATTTTGATTATTTAGATGAACTGGAGGCAGAGGCGATTCACATTTTACGTGAAGTAGCAGGTCAGTTTGAAAAACCGGCCCTGTTATTTTCGGGTGGAAAGGATTCAATTACTTTAGTTCGTTTGGCAGAAAAAGCTTTCCGTCCGGGAAAATTTCCTTTTCCTTTAGTACATATTGATACAGGCCATAATTTTGAAGAAACCATCACTTACCGCGATCAGATGGTAGAGCGAATTGGTGAAAGATTAATCATCGGTTCTGTGCAGGAATCAATAGATCAGGGTAAAGTTGTAGAGCAGACCGGTAAAAATGCCAGTAGAAATGCTTTGCAAACCGTCACCTTGCTTGATACCATTGCAAAACACCAGTTCGACGCCTGCATTGGCGGTGCGCGTAGGGATGAAGAAAAAGCAAGGGCTAAAGAACGAATTTTTTCTGTTCGTGATGAATTTGGCCAATGGGATCCAAAACGCCAACGTCCTGAACTTTGGAACATCTATAATGGTAAAATTCACAAAGGAGAAAATATCCGTGTATTTCCGATCAGTAACTGGACAGAATTAGATGTTTGGAATTATATCCGCAGAGAGAAAATAGATCTTCCAAGTATTTATTTCTCACACGAACGCGATTGTATCACTAGAAATGGACAATTGATGGCTGCTTCGCCGTTTTTAAACATGGATAGTGATGATATTGTAGAACGTAAACAAGTGCGTTTCCGTACAGTGGGCGATATGTCGTGTACTGCTGCGGTAGAATCGGATGCTACTTTAATCGATGACATTATTTCTGAAATCAGTGCTTCTAAAATTTCAGAGCGTGGTGCCCGTATGGATGATAAAGTTTCTGAAGCCGCAATGGAAGACAGGAAAAAGGGGGGATATTTTTAAATTGAGTATCGAGTAGCTAGTAGCGAGTATCAAGATTGGATGCAAACTAAAAAACTTAACCTTTAAATAAACTAAGTATGAGTATGGAATTGATAGACTGCAATATGTCTTGATACTTGATACTAATATCTTAATACTATAAGCATGAACATATTAAAATTTTTCACAGCAGGCAGCGTAGATGATGGTAAAAGTACCTTAATTGGCCGTTTGTTATACGATACAGATTCTATTTTAGCCGATCAGTTAGAAGCTTTACAGAGCTCGAACCGCAAAAATGACGATGGATCAATAGATTTAGCGATCTTAACCGATGGTTTAAGGGCAGAGCGCGAGCAAGGCATCACCATTGATGTAGCTTATAAATACTTTCAGACCGAAAAACGTAAATTTATTATTGCCGATACACCTGGGCATATTCAATATACCAGAAACATGGTCACAGGTGCTTCTACAGCCAACCTGGCGATCATCTTAATCGATGCCCGTAATGGTGTAGTTGAACAGACCATCCGCCACTCCTATATTGTTTCCTTACTGGGTATTAAACACGTAGTAGTTTGTATCAACAAAATGGATATGGTTGGCTATAACGAAACGGTTTATAGTGCAATTATAGAAAAGTACAAAGTTTTGGCTCAGCAATTAAAGATGTCCGATGTAACCTATATTCCGGTAAGTGCATTAAAAGGAGATAATGTGGTGCAGACATCTGAAAACATGGATTGGTATGAGGGCGAAAGTTTGCTGCATTTCTTAGAGAAAGTAGATACCGATAGCTTAGACAAATCGCAATTGGCCCGCATGCCTGTGCAATGGGTGGTTCGTCCGCAAACAGAAGAATTGCACGATTACCGCGGTTATGCCGGACGTGTATTGAGCGGAACCTTTAATTTAAATGATAAAGTTACGGTATTGCCAAGTGGTGCAAGTTCTACCGTAGAGAAAATCGATTTTTTTGATCAAACGCTTGATGCCGCGCACGCTGGCCAATCGGTTATCATTCACTTAAAAGATGACGTTGACATTAGCCGTGGTGATACCATTGTAAATGCATCGGCTTTGCCACAGGAAACAAAATTAATTGAGGCTGATCTTTGCTGGATGGATACCCGTGCGTTGGATACCTCGATAATGTACAACATTCAGCATAATAGCAAAATTACTAAATGTAAAATCAGCGAAATTCTGCATAAGGTAGATATTAACTCACTAGAGAAACATGCTGCAGAAGAATTTAAACTAAATGATATTGGCCGTGTGATTGTTAGAACCGCCGATGCTTTGGCATTTGACCTATACGACGATAACCGTGCAAATGGTTCTGCTATTTTGGTCGATACGCGTACTAACTTAACCGTTGGTGCTTTAATGTTCAGGGCAGCAGTTGAGTAAGATGGAAGAGGTAGAATGGAAAATGGATAAGGGAAAATGAAAATCGACGGGATCTTTATTTTATTCATTGATCCTACGATCCTGAAAATATCGATGTAGAGAACCACAACCAAATATAATAATGGAAGCTTTAGGGAAAAATCTAAAGTGAAAGCAATTTCGACGGGGCGCCAGATGGTAGCCCCGTTTTTCTTTATAAAATTTTAAATGTCAATTATATTTTTTATTTAATAAGTTTACTTATTATATTTGCACTTATTAAATTATTAATTATGATACAGAAAACATTTTCAGTTACAACTAAAGTAATCAGTAAAGAACAAATCTGGAAACTCATGTCGAATGTAGATGAGTGGAAAAATTGGGACAGTTCCGTAGAAAACTCAAAACTTAAAGGCAATTTCGAATCGGGTTCGGGCTTTTTATTTAAACCAAAAGGTGGACCAAATGTTAACATCAAACTTGTTGAAGTTAAGCCTGACGTTTATTTTAAAGATGAAACCATTTTTCCGCTGGCAAAAATGAATGGTGAGCATTGGTATGAAGAAACACCTGATGGTTTAAAGATTACCACCACAATGACCATGAGAGGCGCATTAGCTTTTTTATGGAATAAAATAGTGATGAAAGATATTGTAGCAAACCTGGAAAGCGATATTCATCAGCAGATTAAAAATGCCTCGAAAAATTAAAATGGAAAACAACGAAAGATATTGGATCGTGGTAGCTTCCAAAGACCATGTAAAAAGAGGTGTAAGCGGAGGTTTTATGCAGGCTAACCATGGTAAGCTACCCCCGCTAAAAAGATTAAAGCCCAATGATTGGGTAATTTTTTACTCTTCAAAACAATCAATGGGTGGAGAAGAAAAGTGCCAGGCTTTTACAGCAATAGGCCAGGTTAAGGTAGGCGAACCTTATCAGTTTGAGTATTCAGAAGATTTTAAACCCTTCAGAAGAAATATAAATTTTATGAATTGTAACGAAGTTTCGATATTGCCACTAATTCCGGAACTTCAGTTTATAGAAAATAAGAAATCGTGGGGTTATCCTTTCCGTTTTGGATTTTTTGAAATAAAGAAAGCGGATTTCGAATTGATTAATAAAGAAATGTTAAGAAAAGATGCCGGATAAAAGTTTTAGTGTTAAAAGTGCCGATGATAGTTCGGGCTTTTTGTTATGGCAGGTAACGGCCTTATGGCAGCGGGGAATAAAAAAAGCGCTGGAGGTACATAACCTAACCCATTCTCAGTTTGTTTTATTGGCAAGTTTGCTGTGGTTATCTGGCGAGAAAGAAAATGTTACGCAGATAGATTTATCTGCGCATAGTAAAATCGACCCAATGACAACCTCTACTGTGCTCCGTACCTTACAGAACAAGGGGTTTTTGGCGCGTAAAGAGCATAGTACAGATACAAGGGCAAAGATTGTTCAGCTTACCGATAATGGCGTTTCGGTAACAAGGCTTGCATTAAAAACGGTTGAAAAGTTCGATGTTGATTTTTTTTCGGTATTGAAAAGTAAGCGACTGGATTTTAATGCGCTTGTGATCGATCTTATTGCTGAAAATAAATAGTAGAACTTTGATTATGGAAATAATTAAAACCTTTCATCTTCTTCATATATTGTATAATACAACCCAATTACAAACCACATGAAAAGAAATCTTTTATACCTCGTTTTTGCTACTGTTCCATTTGTTTTTGCCTGTAACCAATCAGAAAAGAAGACTGATACCGCAAAAAAGGATTCCGTGATCAATCAAACCTGTTATGCGGCTTTCTTCGAAAAAGACAGCGCAGCCATGATTGTGAAAACCATGGCATCTGGTAAGGTGACAGGATCCTTATTGGTAAAATATGCTGATAAACCTGAAAATAATGGTAAAATCGACGGTAAGTTTAATGGTGATACCTTATTGGTTGATTATCGCTTTAATACCGGTAAAGATTCCACCAAAGCTTTTACCAATCCATTGGCATTTTTAAAGAAAGATGGTAAACTCATTATGGGCGTTGCGCAGATTGAAACTACGCTGGGCAGGTCATATTTCGTTAAAGGCAAACCCATTAATTACGAAGCTGGCAAGTTTACTTTTGCCGAAGTGAACTGTAAATAAACTCCCGATTTGTCATCATGCGGTATCGTCATTTCGAGCGGAGTGCAACGCAGTCGAGAACCACGGAGTGCTCAGCGAAGCTAAATCTGTCTCATAGATCTCTCCGTTCCGCTATGCTTCAGTCGAGATGACGTTAATAAAATTATTTTAAAATAAATTACCTACAATTCCCATAGACTTTATATATTTGTGTAATTAAACAAACGTATAACGAGCATAAATTTTCTGTTATGATTTTGAATAAAGTAGAAAAAGCGAACATTGAACCCAAAATTACTTTAATAGGTGCTGGTCCTGGCGATCCGGATTTATTTAGTTTAAAAGGTGTTAAAGCATTAAAAACAGCTGATGTTGTTTTGTATGATGCAAATGTGAACGAAGCTTTATTGTGTCATGCGCCAGATGGTATTCCGAAAGTTTATGTGGGCAAACGTTCTGATGATGAATCTTTCTCTCAGGACGCAGTAAACAAGCTGATTATTGATTATGCTTTAAACTATGGGCATGTGGTACGTTTAAAAAGTGGCGATCCGTTTTTCTTTGCAAAAGGATATGAGGAAATAGATGCTGCAGAATCGTACAGCATCCCAACCGAGATTATTCCAGGTATTTCGAGTGCAACCGGCGCACCGAGTTTGCAAAAGATTCCGATGATTTATAAAGATCTTAGTGAAAGTTTTTGGGCAGTAACCGGAACAAATGCCAAAGGAGAAATTTCTGAGGATTTATTCATTGCGGCAAAAACCAAAGCAACAATCGTTGTTTTAAACGGAATTGAAAAAGTAAAGGAAATTGCAGCAATTTTCCAGGCAGAAAATAAAAATCAGTTGCCTGTAGCCGTCATCCAGAATGGATCTACCCCACAGGAAAAAATTGCGATTGGTATAGTAGATACCATTGCAGAAATTGTGGAAGATAAAAAAATTGATGCACCTGCACTATTGGTTTTTGGAGATGTGGTATCCTTACATCCTCAATTTCAACCCATCCGCGATTTTTACGAAATCATCGCCGAAGAATATTAGATATTTTAAACCAAAAAAATATATTTGTTTTGTTGTTAAACCGCTTATGGATTTAAGCGGTTTTTTTATTTATATATAATCAAAATCCAGATCATCTCATTCAAAAATGCCTCAGCGTGTATCTGAGACATCAGCGGGAAACCATATACGCAAATATTCTCCCGCAGATTAAGACGATTACCGCTGATCAATTTTTAAAGCAGCCCAATGTCATTAAGTTAAGCCTTCGGCTTAGGTACGCATAATTTAACCACAGATAAAAAGGATGCACACAGATATAAAAATCCTTGTTCATCTGTGTACATCTGTGGTTAAAACCTTAACTTAATGACATTGAGCGGAAGCACGGAGCGCAGAGAGGACTTGTAGCGTAAAGCATGGCTGCCGGTCGCCTTAAAAAACCGAGCATTCACTTTCTCATAAAAACCTCTGCGTTTATCTGCGAAATCAGCGGGAAACCATATACGCAAATATTCTCCCGCAAATTAAGACGATTACCGCTGATCAATTTAGGTTTGGATGTTTTAAAGCAGCCCCTTGTTTCTAAGCCTGATTGGAGCGGAAGCCCGAAACGAAGTGAGGACTTACAGCGGAAAGCAGGGCTGCATACTGCTACGAAGAACTGAACATTCACTTTCTCATAAAAAACTCTATGCATATAAAGTCGTCACCCTGAGTTCATTTCAGTATTTGTAATACAGCTATCGGATCGAGATAACGATTTTACCCTTAAATAATCAACTAAAAATATAATTTACATTATTTGCAAAGCTCAAAACAATTAGTAACTTACTTGGGTTATCTACACCAAATAGTTGATGGAAATTATACATATAAGCGCCGAGTGTTACCCTGTTGCAAAAGTTGGCGGTTTGGCTGATGTGGTAGGGGCTTTACCAAAATATCAGAATAAACTGGGCCATATTGCCAAAGTGGTTGTGCCTGCATACGATACCAAATTTATCCGTGAGAGCGAGTTCGAAGTAACTTATGATGCATGGGCAAATTACGGTAATCACCACTTTCAGTATCGCATTTTAAAAGAAAAAACCAATAAGTTAGGCTTTGATTTATACGTGATCCATATCCAGGGTTTAACAGACCGCCCGAATGTATATGGTTACAGCGATGATACGGAAAGGTTTGTTGCCTTTCAGATTGCCGCCCTCGATTGGATTGTACAATGGGAGCACCGTCCGGATATAATCCATTGTCACGACCACCATACCGGTTTAGTTCCGTTTATGGTTGCCAACTCCATAAAATATAAGCCGATTAGTGGCGTTCCAACGGTTTTGACCATTCATAATGCACAATACCAGGGTCAGTTTGGCTGGGATAAACTGTACTATTTACCAGCATTCGATTTATGGAAGGGTGGTTTACTGGGCTGGGACGATGCCATTAACCCTTTAGCTTCGGCCATTAAATGTGCATGGAAAGTAACCACGGTATCGCCAAGTTACCTGGATGAAATGATGAGTAATGCCCGTGGATTGGAAAGTTTGTTAAGGCAGGAGCGCTGGAAATCGGTAGGCATCTTAAATGGAATCGACAGCGAGGTTTGGAATCCTGAAACTGACCCGATGCTGAGCAAAGGTTACAATTTAAAAACAGTTGAATCAGGGAAATTGGCAAACAAAACAGCACTCTGTGATGTTTTTCAATTAGATCCTTCTAAGCCACTATTTACTTTTATTGGTAGATTAGTTGATGAAAAGGGAGCCGATTTATTGCCCGATATTTTTTATACAGCTTTACAACAGCATGGCGACAATATAAATATTCTGGTATTGGGATCAGGTGATGATTGGGTGGAAGGCCGGTTAAATCAATTGAAAGACATTTTTACAGGTAAATACAATGCTTATATTGGTTACAATGAGCAAGTTTCGCATGAGATGTATGCTGGTGCAGATTTTTTGATCATGCCATCGAGGGTAGAGCCTTGTGGTTTAAATCAGCTTTATGCATTAAGATATGGAACTGTTCCGATTGTGCGCCGGATAGGGGGATTGAAAGATACGGTAACAGATATAGGTGATAACGGTTTTGGGATTTGCCATGATCAGACCAGTATTTGGGATGTTACCCACGCCATTAACCGTGCTGTTGAATTGTATCATGATAAAAAAGCTTTTAAAGCCGTTAGAAAAACGATGATGAAGATAGACCATTCGTGGGATAACGCAGCATTAAATTATATAGAATTATACCAAATATTAAAATAAGCTTAAACATGACCGATAAAGTTTTAGGCGTTATCCTTGGCGGTGGCCAGGGCTCTAGATTATCGCCACTAACACAAACACGTTCTAAACCGGCAGTTCCAATTGCTGGTAAATACCGATTGGTAGATATTCCGATTTCAAATTGCTTAAATTCCGGTATTCACCGAATGTTTGTGTTAACCCAGTTTAATTCAGCATCGCTAAACAAACACATTAAAAACACCTATCACTTTAGCCATTTTAGTACGGCTTTTGTTGATATTTTGGCTGCTGAACAAACTGTACAAAACTCAGGTTGGTTCCAGGGTACAGCAGATGCCGTTCGTCAGTGTATGCATCACATTGTTTCGCACGAATTCGATTACATCTTAATTTTATCCGGTGATCAATTGTACCAGATGGATTTTAAAGATATGATCGAAAAACATATCGAAGCCAATGCTGAAGTTACTATTGCCACTATTCCGGTAACGGCAAAAGATGCAACAGATTTTGGTATTTTAAAGGCCGACGAGGAAAACATGATTACCTCTTTTATTGAGAAGCCTAAAACGGGTTTAGAGGACTGGGTTTCGGATACAGGACAAGAAATGCAGGGCGAAGGACGGAACTTCTTAGCTTCGATGGGTATTTATGTTTTCAACCGCGAGTACCTGATCAATATTTTAAATGAGAACGAAGAGGAAAAAGATTTCGGTAAAGAGATTTTGCCAAGAGCGATTTCTCAGAGCAGGGTTTTAAGCTATCAGTACGAAGGTTATTGGACTGATATTGGAAATATTTCATCTTTCTTTGAGGCCAAT
This genomic interval carries:
- a CDS encoding TSUP family transporter, which produces MQVLPNQPDNAASFSEEEKGNQLFPVFVKLNKLRTLLIGAGNIGLEKLTAIVNNSHSATITIVAELVSPEIYTLIANYPLIKIKQKSFDIDDLNDIDIVFAATNNNILNEEIRKVTHERGLLINVADKPELCDFYLGSIVQKGDLKIAISTNGKSPTIAKRLKQILNEGLPAELDETLQNMSALRQTLNGDFSAKVKKLNKVTKSLINPRKSFAERNIKWLIWMASVLLIGAIGFSLWNTEPEFQTFLINIDPLFYWFLGAGFLFALIDGAIGMSYGVTTASFSLAMGLPPASASMAIHISEVMSNGIAGWMHYRMGNVNWKLFKILIIPAIIGAVLGAYILSSLEHYSAYVKPIVAVYTLFLGGVILMKAFNIKRKKADQKIKKIGLLGFVGGFIDAAFGGGWGSIVLSSLIAGGRHPLFSLGTVKISRFFIATLSSLTFFTMLGGKHWEAVLGLIIGSAIASPIAAKVSNRISAKTIMVAVGIIVMIVSLRSVIMFILKLI
- a CDS encoding phosphoadenylyl-sulfate reductase; its protein translation is MENLEEIKAALAGLSTVDKLKFLADQYAGRIIFSTSFGWEDQAITHLIFANNIPIKVFTLETGRLFPETYYVWNRTLEIYNKPIHAYYPQNELLQDMVNTKGPSSFYESVENRKECCYIRKIEPLKRALKGNEIWVTGIRADQSANREDMHDLEWDKGNQLIKFHPIFDWTLDDVKAYIKENNIVYNTLHDKGFPSIGCAPCTRAVQPGEDFRAGRWWWEDQSKKECGLHAAS
- the cysD gene encoding sulfate adenylyltransferase subunit CysD; translated protein: MSTYNFDYLDELEAEAIHILREVAGQFEKPALLFSGGKDSITLVRLAEKAFRPGKFPFPLVHIDTGHNFEETITYRDQMVERIGERLIIGSVQESIDQGKVVEQTGKNASRNALQTVTLLDTIAKHQFDACIGGARRDEEKARAKERIFSVRDEFGQWDPKRQRPELWNIYNGKIHKGENIRVFPISNWTELDVWNYIRREKIDLPSIYFSHERDCITRNGQLMAASPFLNMDSDDIVERKQVRFRTVGDMSCTAAVESDATLIDDIISEISASKISERGARMDDKVSEAAMEDRKKGGYF
- a CDS encoding sulfate adenylyltransferase subunit 1, whose translation is MNILKFFTAGSVDDGKSTLIGRLLYDTDSILADQLEALQSSNRKNDDGSIDLAILTDGLRAEREQGITIDVAYKYFQTEKRKFIIADTPGHIQYTRNMVTGASTANLAIILIDARNGVVEQTIRHSYIVSLLGIKHVVVCINKMDMVGYNETVYSAIIEKYKVLAQQLKMSDVTYIPVSALKGDNVVQTSENMDWYEGESLLHFLEKVDTDSLDKSQLARMPVQWVVRPQTEELHDYRGYAGRVLSGTFNLNDKVTVLPSGASSTVEKIDFFDQTLDAAHAGQSVIIHLKDDVDISRGDTIVNASALPQETKLIEADLCWMDTRALDTSIMYNIQHNSKITKCKISEILHKVDINSLEKHAAEEFKLNDIGRVIVRTADALAFDLYDDNRANGSAILVDTRTNLTVGALMFRAAVE
- a CDS encoding SRPBCC family protein, which produces MIQKTFSVTTKVISKEQIWKLMSNVDEWKNWDSSVENSKLKGNFESGSGFLFKPKGGPNVNIKLVEVKPDVYFKDETIFPLAKMNGEHWYEETPDGLKITTTMTMRGALAFLWNKIVMKDIVANLESDIHQQIKNASKN
- a CDS encoding EVE domain-containing protein — protein: MENNERYWIVVASKDHVKRGVSGGFMQANHGKLPPLKRLKPNDWVIFYSSKQSMGGEEKCQAFTAIGQVKVGEPYQFEYSEDFKPFRRNINFMNCNEVSILPLIPELQFIENKKSWGYPFRFGFFEIKKADFELINKEMLRKDAG
- a CDS encoding MarR family winged helix-turn-helix transcriptional regulator, coding for MPDKSFSVKSADDSSGFLLWQVTALWQRGIKKALEVHNLTHSQFVLLASLLWLSGEKENVTQIDLSAHSKIDPMTTSTVLRTLQNKGFLARKEHSTDTRAKIVQLTDNGVSVTRLALKTVEKFDVDFFSVLKSKRLDFNALVIDLIAENK
- the cobA gene encoding uroporphyrinogen-III C-methyltransferase, which translates into the protein MILNKVEKANIEPKITLIGAGPGDPDLFSLKGVKALKTADVVLYDANVNEALLCHAPDGIPKVYVGKRSDDESFSQDAVNKLIIDYALNYGHVVRLKSGDPFFFAKGYEEIDAAESYSIPTEIIPGISSATGAPSLQKIPMIYKDLSESFWAVTGTNAKGEISEDLFIAAKTKATIVVLNGIEKVKEIAAIFQAENKNQLPVAVIQNGSTPQEKIAIGIVDTIAEIVEDKKIDAPALLVFGDVVSLHPQFQPIRDFYEIIAEEY
- a CDS encoding glycogen synthase, which codes for MEIIHISAECYPVAKVGGLADVVGALPKYQNKLGHIAKVVVPAYDTKFIRESEFEVTYDAWANYGNHHFQYRILKEKTNKLGFDLYVIHIQGLTDRPNVYGYSDDTERFVAFQIAALDWIVQWEHRPDIIHCHDHHTGLVPFMVANSIKYKPISGVPTVLTIHNAQYQGQFGWDKLYYLPAFDLWKGGLLGWDDAINPLASAIKCAWKVTTVSPSYLDEMMSNARGLESLLRQERWKSVGILNGIDSEVWNPETDPMLSKGYNLKTVESGKLANKTALCDVFQLDPSKPLFTFIGRLVDEKGADLLPDIFYTALQQHGDNINILVLGSGDDWVEGRLNQLKDIFTGKYNAYIGYNEQVSHEMYAGADFLIMPSRVEPCGLNQLYALRYGTVPIVRRIGGLKDTVTDIGDNGFGICHDQTSIWDVTHAINRAVELYHDKKAFKAVRKTMMKIDHSWDNAALNYIELYQILK
- a CDS encoding glucose-1-phosphate adenylyltransferase, which codes for MTDKVLGVILGGGQGSRLSPLTQTRSKPAVPIAGKYRLVDIPISNCLNSGIHRMFVLTQFNSASLNKHIKNTYHFSHFSTAFVDILAAEQTVQNSGWFQGTADAVRQCMHHIVSHEFDYILILSGDQLYQMDFKDMIEKHIEANAEVTIATIPVTAKDATDFGILKADEENMITSFIEKPKTGLEDWVSDTGQEMQGEGRNFLASMGIYVFNREYLINILNENEEEKDFGKEILPRAISQSRVLSYQYEGYWTDIGNISSFFEANLGLTDEIPKFNMFDSNHAIFTRARMLPPSKISGTTLDKTIIAEGCIVQASRVEHAVLGIRSRIGKDTVVTNAYIMGSDRYQTLEEIQEETNKGNSLIGIGDRCHINNAIIDKNCRIGNDVKINGGDHLEDGDFELYAVKDGIVVIKKGAVVPSGTVI